From Macaca mulatta isolate MMU2019108-1 chromosome 3, T2T-MMU8v2.0, whole genome shotgun sequence, the proteins below share one genomic window:
- the LOC106997347 gene encoding protein FAM220A, translating into MRDRRGSLGTCLAQVQQARGGDSNKLSYSLKKRMPMEGLWPADAPSWMNKPVVDGNSQSEALSLEMRKDPSGAGLWLHGGGPVLPYVKESVRRNPASAATRSTAVGLLPAPTECFAQVACSGVEALERDWLGGGARATDGHRGQCPKGEPRVSRLLCHQKLPEMGSFQDDPPNALPKGLGSELEPSCLHSVLSATLHACPEVLLNDETKRVFLDRLKPMFSKQTMEFKKMLKNTSDGLQITLGLLALQPFELANSLCHS; encoded by the coding sequence ATGAGGGACAGAAGGGGGTCCCTCGGCACCTGCCTGGCACAAGTGCAGCAGGCCAGAGGAGGTGACTCGAACAAACTGTCATACAGCCTTAAGAAAAGAATGCCGATGGAGGGCCTTTGGCCTGCAGATGCACCCTCCTGGATGAATAAGCCTGTGGTTGATGGAAATTCACAGAGTGAGGCATTATCACTGGAAATGAGAAAGGATCCGAGCGGGGCTGGCCTCTGGCTTCACGGTGGTGGCCCAGTGCTTCCATACGTGAAAGAATCAGTAAGAAGAAATCCAGCCTCAGCAGCCACTCGGAGCACAGCCGTGGGTTTGCTCCCTGCTCCAACAGAGTGTTTTGCTCAGGTGGCCTGCAGTGGTGTTGAAGCTCTGGAGCGGGACTGGCTTGGAGGAGGGGCCAGGGCCACCGACGGCCACAGAGGACAGTGCCCCAAAGGAGAGCCTCGGGTGTCACGACTGCTATGCCATCAAAAACTGCCGGAAATGGGAAGTTTTCAGGATGACCCACCAAATGCTCTTCCCAAGGGTCTGGGCTCTGAGTTGGAACCCTCTTGCCTGCACTCCGTCCTGTCTGCAACACTGCACGCGTGTCCCGAAGTGCTCCTGAATGATGAGACAAAACGAGTTTTCCTTGACCGTTTAAAGCCCATGTTTTCAAAGCAAACGATGGAATTCAAGAAAATGCTTAAAAACACCTCGGATGGTCTGCAGATAACACTGGGGTTACTGGCTCTGCAACCTTTTGAATTAGCAAATTCATTATGCCATAGTTAA